The window TCTTCGTTTCAGTAAGGAATACAAGTCCTGGGCGATGCTTCTGACACATCTACGGTATTTGGAACCCACCAAACCAACACTCTTTGACGCACCATCTCCCTTAGTAGAACTACTTCCTGATTTCCTTGATGAACCATGATGACCCGCACAGCCATGTCTGTCACTACGAAAAGACGGAGAACCTCGACGGAGGAACTGTATTTTCTTACTTTGAATGCCCAACGGAGCACTCCTTTTATTCCCACTATTTTCACTTATGTGCTTGCCGTGAGATGAAACACCTGCTTGTGTTTGATTCTTTACCGCCTCTATTTCCATAAGATCAAGACCCAGCAAATCATCATCTTGAACCGCATGCTCCAAAATTCCATCCTCCTGGCCACCCGTAATATCCATGTTTGATAAAGCCTCAATAACCATCGCGTCCTCATTTACTACTGAGGTATTGGGCGAGAAAGATAGCGTACGAGCTAGCTCTTGGGAGCGGTATGTGACGTTTTCAGCATTTAAAAAGCCATTTAGTAATTGTATATAAGtcaataactatatatatatattatctaatgAAATCTATTACATGAAcgtatttaaaacaaaaattcgcCATTTACAAATATACATAACTTATCTAATACTATTTTTGATCTATAACTCAATAATGTTATTAAAGTAATATGGACTTATGCATttctaatatataaacaaaatatttaaaaatatggaaGTCAATGAgcataaaaatatatcaaaattttattttattgacaataaaatttaaacaaataccacattaaaaCTATATGATTAACAAAGATCTTTTTGATCCATGGAGAATTCAATAAATAATGTAACTCAtcatataattttgatatataaccATATCATATAAGAtattaaatataacaattaaaaaacctataataaatattaaacaatCTCAAACCGAAAATGAATACATGCGGGTCAAGCTCtaattcttcattaagtggcaaaaatCTTCTACttttgttctctatatatataataaataattattaaataaaaaaataaaaaatatttttttatgtttttaaattatacttttcaaaatcgaacttttttataatatttttttgaattttgatttttcaaaatttctttttgaaaataaaaaattatgtttgaaactattttttatattcttaagtatttattaatatatttattagaatcttaaatttcacattccaaaaaccctacccaaccctttaactctaaaccctaaatctagattagttaaccttaggagaataaatatattttacccttcattaaaaataaGGGTAAAAATGGTtattgtaaacatgaaaaaagtactatgaatgtggtatgtggcaatttcccaaaatacaaaatGGAAACAACTTGTTTTACCTTGATAGCAGCAAACATTCCAAGTGGCTGTTAAGCAAGGCCTAGAGactgcaacaacaaaaaaaagaagtttataTAGAACAACAAACAATTTGAATGTAACTCAATCTGCAAACTGTCCAGAAGCCTTGGGAAACTTCTCCGAAGCCTCTTGGCAAACAGTAACCTCCAAGACCTATTTCCCTTGTAAGTCCAACAAATCGCACAAACTTCTCCAGAATCAGAATCATTAGggtttattattattacacTTATTTGGTAACACCTAGCAGTTCCAATGTGATTGACACATAAGTAGTAATACCCTAAATACTTGCACGCAATTGCATTCTATGGATTTAAATTCGCTGATAACACAATCCACACCGCTTTCTCTGAATCTCCACCATTATCACAAATCGCTTTCATAATCACTTTGTGCAAAACACCTAACTTTGATCTTCGGCTTCCTCGAAACCTCAGCATATGGTTTAAGATTGATATCGTGtaagtcaaaaagaaaaaaattaatatcgCTAATACAAATAATATAGAGAGTTTTCATTTAGGCTCTTATGATTTAGTTGAAAGGCATTGAGAAATAAGCAATATATTGTTTGTTGGAATAAAAGAATTTGGTagcatattttatttaattaaaagcaTAGGTTTTAAATAAGGCAATGGCagaaatatgtaaatattagCAAAAAAGAAAGACACCTCAAGAAAGGggattttgttttaatagtatagatttcagAATTAATAAATTGCTATCAAAAGAACTAATTAACATAGCATATATAAACCATTATATAAAGTGTCGAAGAAAAGATAACGGGGGCAGACACAGGGCTGACCAAAACGCTatgtgatagaaccaaaataaggatcactctttcggtaaggttgatatgaactcagatccgaaaggattgagaactgatggatcgaggggtgacactaagggttgcggaatagcccaaagatactaccagacttcgatcgttgccggatgtgacgcaccggtccaacaaaagaaggatcaaaacttggagataacctcaccaagaaactaagaagtgttctaaacaaagaacaatgagagaaactcataaaaagggAAAAACAATCTGTATTATTTCGTGGCTCTTAGAccttatttataggattacaagttgtagagatccaaagaagaatgtgctaaaaacaagacattggaaatagaaacaaagacTTGACTAAATAAGGTCTTTGACTGAAACTTGGACTATCTCTTAATATAGCCACGACCAAGACTTTGAAAAGTGAAGAATATGCTCCTGATATGGGCCATGACATGTCTCTTTGAGGCATGGTCGAAATCCATATTTTCCCTTGGCCAATATTTTATCGGTTTTCCATTTGGCCCAAACAAGCTCGtttttgaatctttttgaaAACCATCAAGCCCAATGCTTTCTTGCACATTTAGAACATGAATAATCACTTTTTTCATGATTGAATTGACCGTTGGTTCATCAGAAAGAAGGTTAGCCATTTCGAGCTTCTCGGGTGGTCTGAATTCGCGAGAACTGAAGATCATCTGATTTGTAAATAGCATAACTATCACATATGAACTCCGTTTGATCTGATTCTTCTTCGAGGAGCTCCGTAATTGAGTTGAGAACATTCTACAAGTGATTTCATGCGTAGAAGCCTTGTGGTTTGGAAGATATGAGTCAAACAATGAACATATATCTTTACTGCTTTCCATGATCAAGCCATGCATGTCTGTTTTGCCCGGTGTGCTACCCCatggcacatcattccctccctcttgaaaaggatttgacccCAAATCCATTTCACCTgcatcaaaagaaaatgaataagacaaaacgaattttaaaatcatataaaattcaaTGAAGGAAAAGTATGGatagaaacttccttggagttttgaactTGTTTCCCTCAAGTATTTCCAGTTCCATGTTCCAAGATCACAAGTGTTGTGTCGACCTTTTCTACTTGCTTCCATCTGAAACTGATCCTTTATATCCTGCACTTTCaaaacaactagagaaaccacatcaaatctgcgaaagaaataatcaaagggtttctctttccttaagacatcaaaaacaaaatccaagctcttaggataatcatcaagcaTGTGGGCAAGCATCAAACAAGTAAACTGATCGCCAAAAATTGGTTTATCAATTTGAAAATTAGGCCAAGGTGTGAAACTGTTAGGAAAAGAATGCGACAGCGCCAAATCTGAAAGCTTTTCATCTTGAACGAAATCAAATTGATCTattggcctaagcaattttggtTCATGTTTTTTTCCTACACCAAATTTCTTTCAAAACACAGCTCATTAAAAACAACTCATGAAATGATTTaaacaaaacgtttttcaaccaagtaaagATGTGTTTTCTTTTGGAAATTCTCTGATTCAAAACGTTTTCATGATAAGCAGAGACAATAAacccatgatccttacagtgcttttggtttggacaggaggttgactgaggaaacacctttggttcatggaggatTGGTTTTGGCTCAGGTCGCTTCTTTCTTGGGCCTAAATCTCCTTTAGAAGTCTGGTACTCGTGGATAGACGGGCTGGATAACCTCttatttggaaaattcataactcctTCCTCCGTGAAGCTTTTCAGGTGATTCCAAGCCTCCGTGAATCCTTGGTGAATTGGCTTTCCACGGAAATTGGATTTATGACAAAAGACCTTCTGAATCTTTAAATATCCGTTTTGGACTGAACCCCTGTCGCTGGCAtctccaaggtagccggtttggaCAACAAAGTTTCTCCAAATCTCAGGCTGTTGGGCACGATCAATGCTTTCATTTCtcagaggctgaacctgtctttcATGGACACTCAAAACAGAATCTAgaagaccaggatcaaatgtgcaagacaaatacttgttcaaatcaaaaaacaaaatttctttTCCAAGAACAAGTAACACACATTTCAGCCTTTCAAGATGCACATCAAAGTAGGCATTACAGACCAGAattttatcaagatatgcaacaaTAGTATTCACTTTCAAGGCGTGCATATCCTGCTCAACATAtgaacacacaagcttaagttcagaATGAGAATCAACTATCAAAGACTCAAGATGTTTTTCAAAGAAAGTGTTGTAAACCACAATATCATCAAGGCTCAAAACAACACAATTATCAAGAATTGATCTCAGAGAATGCCTTATTTTATCAGTTTCAGAACTCAAGAGATCAAGCTGCaaaacataatcacaaaaatcaAGATCACAAAAATCAATTTCAGTTTCAAGTGATTTCTGTTCCAGCATCTTTTTAATCAAGAAATCGTCCAATGCACAAGAGGATGCAATCAAATTATCAGTGATCATTGCATGGAAAATGGAGAAGACTAGTCAAGATGTCtaggttcatccgaaccagatGGATGCACGGGGTAATGATAAGGACGCCTGCGGGACTGTCCGGAGGGTCCGCCGAATGAGAATGTATGTCTGTCTTCGGTTTCTTCACTACCCAAGCTAAGTCTGGCTCGACCATGGGTCTTAGAATATCGAGTTGGTCGGGGAATATCGATTTTTTTAATCAAGAAATCGACCATGGCTCCAATGGACTGATCCACGAACcggggcacatcattcccttcctcttcaaaaagatttgtcctcaagtCTGAAACATTAAAGGAAAAGAATTATaagcaaaagaaccataatCAGAACGTTGCTCACCTTGAGTTCGGTCCGGTTTGTGAATGGAAGATGGTTCTTCTTGATGGCCACAGTTTTGCTCTCCACCTGACCCTTGCTTTGGTTCATGTGCATAGTCATCGAAAATTGGCAAAGGGTCTTCCTTTTCTGGCTCGGTTTCAACtttctccaaagtcaccaacggTTTCTGTTTTTGGCACTTGTTGGCATAATGACCGATCCTATGACATTTGAAGCACCTGGTAGAAAGAGCCTTGCTTGTGGTTTTCACAGCCTTGCTTTTATCAGAAGacaacacattagttttcaaatcagaatttgaaagaaaagaagaattacttttttgttttggtgcagaagaagtattggtgtttcccttctttttgagttgtCGGACAACATGAATTGccttatgcaacatcttttCCAAGCTGGCATAAGTCTGAAGCTCGTTCGGATCAGGCACATCACGgttgcttctcttggctttggtgAAGGGATGATCACCACTTTTGACCCACTTCTCATCATCGCACCTGTTTTGTCTCTTCCTTTGTTTCTGCACAAAGTCAAACCCATTAGA of the Brassica rapa cultivar Chiifu-401-42 chromosome A03, CAAS_Brap_v3.01, whole genome shotgun sequence genome contains:
- the LOC117132852 gene encoding uncharacterized protein LOC117132852 encodes the protein MITDNLIASSCALDDFLIKKMLEQKSLETEIDFCDLDFCDYVLQLDLLSSETDKIRHSLRSILDNCVVLSLDDIVVYNTFFEKHLESLIVDSHSELKLVCSYVEQDMHALKVNTIVAYLDKILVCNAYFDVHLERLKCVLLVLGKEILFFDLNKYLSCTFDPGLLDSVLSVHERQVQPLRNESIDRAQQPEIWRNFVVQTGYLGDASDRGSVQNGYLKIQKVFCHKSNFRGKPIHQGFTEAWNHLKSFTEEGVMNFPNKRLSSPSIHEYQTSKGDLGPRKKRPEPKPILHEPKVFPQSTSCPNQKHCKDHGFIVSAYHENVLNQRISKRKHIFTWLKNVLFKSFHELFLMSCVLKEIWCRKKT